A stretch of the Pan troglodytes isolate AG18354 chromosome 20, NHGRI_mPanTro3-v2.0_pri, whole genome shotgun sequence genome encodes the following:
- the APOC2 gene encoding apolipoprotein C-II isoform X1 produces MGTRLLPALFLVLLVLGFEVQGTQQPQQDETPSPTFLTQVKESLSSYWESAKTAAQNLYEKTYLPAVDEKLRDLYSKSTAAMSTYTGIFTDQVLSVLKGEE; encoded by the exons ATGGGCACACGACTCCTCCCGGCTCTGTTTCTTGTGCTCCTGGTATTGGGATTTG AGGTCCAGGGGACCCAACAGCCCCAGCAAGATGAGACGCCTAGCCCGACCTTCCTCACCCAGGTGAAGGAATCTCTCTCCAGTTACTGGGAGTCAGCAAAGACAGCCGCCCAGAACCTGTACGAGAAGACATACCTGCCCGCTGTAGATGAGAAACTCAG GGACTTGTACAGCAAAAGCACAGCAGCCATGAGCACTTACACAGGCATTTTTACTGACCAAGTTCTTTCTGTGCTGAAGGGAGAGGAGTAA